The following coding sequences are from one Lolium rigidum isolate FL_2022 chromosome 6, APGP_CSIRO_Lrig_0.1, whole genome shotgun sequence window:
- the LOC124665672 gene encoding DNA-dependent metalloprotease WSS1-like, giving the protein MEVGDLHKVWEIRALKRKPDEPSARAILDRIANQVQPIMRRRKWRVKVLSEFSPKNPRLLGLNVNRGVEVKLRLRPHGRDHNFIPYERVLDTMLHELAHIARGPHDAQFYKLWDELRKECEELVSKGITGPGQGFDGAGRRLGGFSIHPPPPSLRQATLSAAQKRARNGALLPSGPRKLGGNNDIMSALSPVQAAAMAAERRMQDDLWCGSHDQSGIDDSEDVAILEQAPNLTARDRKHTKAGKNTKVVFSSSSAECSTSSGPQVAAPGDSSSCRPTDAAISSLWECSACTLLNQPLAPICEVCGTAKPKIAKAKYTTWSCKFCTLENSVELEKCLACDQWRYSYGPPVATYGPSYD; this is encoded by the exons atggaggtGGGCGACCTGCACAAGGTATGGGAGATCCGCGCCCTCAAGAGGAAGCCCGACGAGCCCTCCGCCCGCGCCATCCTCGACCGCATCGCCAACCAGGTCCAGCCCATCATGCGCCGCCGCAAGTGGCGCGTCAAGGTCCTCTCCGAGTTCTC GCCGAAGAACCCCAGGCTGCTGGGGCTCAACGTCAACAGGGGCGTCGAGGTGAAGCTGCGGCTGCGGCCCCACGGCCGGGACCACAACTTCATACCCTACGAGAGGGTGCTCGACACCATGCTCCACGAGCTCGCCCACATCGCGCGCGGTCCTCACGATGCCCAATTTTACAAGCTATGGGACGAACTCCGCAAG GAATGCGAAGAACTTGTTTCAAAGGGTATCACTGGGCCAGGACAAGGGTTTGATGGTGCAGGCCGGCGATTAGGTGGGTTTTCAATACATCCACCTCCACCGTCTCTCCGGCAAGCTACACTAAGCGCAGCACAGAAACGGGCAAGGAATGGAGCTCTATTGCCATCTGGTCCAAGAAAGCTGGGTGGAAATAATGATATCATGAGTGCGTTGAGTCCAGTACAAGCTGCTGCTATGGCTGCTGAAAGGAGAATGCAAGATGACTTGTGGTGTGGATCGCATGACCAATCTGGCATTGATGATTCAGAAGATGTTGCTATTCTTGAGCAAGCACCTAACCTCACAGCAAGGGATAGAAAACACACGAAAGCCGGAAAAAACACAAAGGTTGTGTTTTCGAGCAGTTCTGCAGAGTGCAGCACTTCATCTGGACCTCAAGTTGCAGCACCAGGGGATTCCTCTTCTTGTAGGCCTACTGATGCGGCCATCAGTTCTCTGTGGGAGTGTAGTGCTTGCACTCTTCTAAATCAG CCTCTGGCACCAATATGTGAAGTTTGTGGGACAGCGAAACCTAAAATTGCAAAAGCCAAGTACACAACTTGGTCCTGTAAATTCTGTACTCTAGAGAACAGCGTTGAGCTTGAGAAATGTTTGGCATGTGATCAATGGAGATACTCATATGGACCACCTGTAGCCACATATGGTCCAAGCTATGATTGA